In Microbacterium sp. AB, a single genomic region encodes these proteins:
- a CDS encoding serine hydrolase domain-containing protein, which translates to MVNGASGSAWASVIRGRRSEETLLLGTPAHDDPTPLGREHLFDLASLTKVFTAVTALVLVDDGVIDLDAPLREIAPAHGAATLRHLLTHTAGVPAEHSGWRAGLRGDDLIEAVLATQGIAEPGERHLYSDVGYVVAGHVLELVTGRALDDLVQERVAVPLGAGTLTYRPDHAMAVATETQPGRGAIRGEVHDELAHAMVRPTGHAGLFGTLDDVVALASMVIGGGQGREGPVLSASSVRMMTTPRVVSAADYGQTIGLRVRDRSWMGDVDAVGHTGFTGTCFAVSLQSGHVAVLLTNRVHPTRSGTDISGVRRRFLRGLLR; encoded by the coding sequence ATGGTGAACGGCGCCTCGGGGTCGGCGTGGGCCTCGGTCATCCGCGGAAGGCGATCGGAGGAGACGCTTCTTCTCGGGACGCCCGCGCACGACGATCCCACGCCTCTCGGTCGAGAGCATCTCTTCGACCTCGCATCGCTGACGAAGGTCTTCACGGCCGTCACCGCGCTCGTGCTGGTCGACGACGGCGTGATCGACCTCGATGCGCCCCTGCGGGAGATCGCGCCCGCTCACGGGGCAGCCACGCTGCGTCACCTGCTCACGCACACGGCTGGCGTTCCTGCGGAGCACAGTGGGTGGCGCGCCGGCCTGCGGGGCGATGACCTGATCGAGGCCGTGCTCGCCACGCAGGGAATCGCCGAGCCGGGCGAACGACACCTCTACTCCGACGTCGGCTATGTCGTCGCAGGGCATGTGCTGGAGCTCGTGACGGGGCGTGCTCTCGACGACCTGGTCCAGGAGCGGGTCGCTGTGCCCCTCGGGGCCGGCACATTGACGTATCGACCCGATCACGCGATGGCGGTGGCGACGGAGACGCAGCCGGGTCGCGGCGCCATCCGCGGTGAGGTCCACGACGAGCTGGCGCACGCGATGGTGCGCCCTACGGGGCATGCGGGACTGTTCGGGACGCTCGACGATGTCGTCGCGCTCGCGTCGATGGTGATCGGTGGCGGGCAGGGGCGCGAGGGTCCGGTGCTGTCGGCATCGAGCGTGCGGATGATGACTACCCCGCGCGTCGTGTCGGCCGCCGATTACGGGCAGACGATCGGTCTGCGGGTGCGTGATCGGTCGTGGATGGGGGACGTCGACGCCGTCGGGCATACCGGATTCACCGGGACCTGTTTCGCCGTGTCACTGCAGAGCGGACATGTGGCGGTGCTCCTCACGAACCGCGTCCATCCGACGCGGTCCGGCACGGACATCTCAGGGGTGCGGAGGCGGTTCCTGCGAGGGCTGCTGCGCTGA
- a CDS encoding N-acetylglucosamine kinase, with product MTKPGEGWLVGIDVGASGARARAISGEAMVERSGPGAVASDDGAGIAIRAVIEQILAVVEPHDVVSLGVGATGIATLAGDRGGLKGALGGLAPGAVVVLAADAVTAHLGALSGRAGVTVAAGTGAIGIAQTEDGSLHRVDGWGHLLGDVGSGAWIGQRALVEAMRAYDVRDASGRALLERGVERFGPTETWPAQLYGRDDRAAVMASFVPDVIALAEKGDEAARRILDAAAEGLAETARAALSRPGVPPRLALTGGLFSSAALFRGVASRAPDGVEVVSAEGTPLDGAVRLARMATGTAPRLRERDLIVW from the coding sequence GTGACGAAACCAGGAGAGGGGTGGCTCGTCGGGATCGACGTCGGCGCGAGCGGGGCGCGTGCGAGAGCCATCTCGGGCGAGGCGATGGTCGAGCGCTCGGGGCCGGGTGCCGTGGCGTCGGATGACGGCGCGGGCATCGCCATACGGGCCGTCATCGAGCAGATCCTCGCCGTCGTCGAGCCTCACGACGTCGTGTCTCTGGGGGTCGGCGCGACGGGGATCGCGACGCTCGCCGGTGATCGAGGCGGGCTGAAGGGCGCGCTCGGCGGTCTCGCACCGGGCGCGGTCGTCGTGCTCGCAGCCGATGCGGTGACGGCGCATCTGGGGGCGTTGTCCGGTCGCGCGGGGGTGACGGTCGCCGCGGGCACCGGCGCCATCGGGATCGCTCAGACAGAGGACGGCTCGCTCCACAGAGTGGACGGATGGGGTCATCTGCTCGGCGACGTCGGCAGCGGCGCATGGATCGGCCAGCGTGCCCTCGTCGAGGCCATGCGCGCCTACGACGTCAGGGACGCATCGGGGCGCGCATTGCTGGAGCGGGGCGTCGAGCGTTTCGGCCCGACGGAGACGTGGCCCGCACAGCTCTACGGGCGAGACGACCGCGCGGCCGTGATGGCCTCTTTCGTCCCCGATGTCATCGCACTCGCGGAAAAGGGCGATGAAGCGGCGAGGCGCATCCTCGACGCCGCGGCGGAAGGCCTCGCCGAGACCGCTCGTGCCGCTCTGAGCAGGCCGGGCGTTCCACCGCGCCTCGCGCTCACCGGTGGCCTCTTCTCGTCGGCGGCGCTGTTCCGGGGCGTCGCGTCACGGGCGCCCGACGGAGTCGAGGTCGTCTCTGCCGAAGGGACCCCCCTCGACGGGGCCGTGCGGCTGGCGCGGATGGCCACAGGAACGGCACCGCGTCTGAGAGAGCGGGACCTGATCGTATGGTGA
- a CDS encoding transposase has translation MPRLRKYPPELKDRAVRLVLAARDEDGGRRGACTRVGQQLGIPSDTLRGWVQRAEIDGGLRPGRSTDDAEHIAQLEREVGELRRANAILRSASAFFAAELDRPHS, from the coding sequence ATGCCGAGGTTGAGGAAGTATCCGCCTGAGTTGAAGGACCGGGCGGTGCGGCTGGTTCTGGCCGCGCGTGACGAGGACGGTGGCCGTCGCGGGGCGTGCACGCGGGTCGGGCAGCAGTTGGGGATTCCGAGCGACACGTTGCGCGGCTGGGTGCAGCGTGCCGAGATCGACGGTGGCCTGCGTCCGGGCCGGTCGACGGATGACGCGGAACATATCGCGCAACTGGAGCGGGAGGTGGGTGAGTTGCGGCGGGCGAACGCGATCTTGCGCAGCGCGTCGGCTTTCTTCGCGGCGGAGCTCGACCGCCCACACAGTTGA
- a CDS encoding LLM class oxidoreductase: MLLQAGDSPRGRDFGARWGDVIFAIERTAEELLAKKRDIQRRATAIGREAERIKLFAAVQPIKGETTDIARARRDYLRELVTPEAALVFFGHFSRLDLSQVDPEEPYLKVLDERATDEQRGCRAIAALDELLGSRRGTATIADAAVEFSQSELTPQIVGTGREVAKGLAEIFASGAADGFLITPTHFPGTFDEFGRAVIPHLQELGVFKTEYSGTTLRGNLGIG; the protein is encoded by the coding sequence GTGTTGCTGCAAGCCGGCGATTCCCCTCGTGGGAGGGATTTCGGCGCACGGTGGGGAGACGTCATCTTCGCGATCGAGCGCACGGCGGAGGAGCTGCTCGCGAAGAAGCGCGACATCCAGCGACGTGCCACCGCCATCGGACGCGAGGCGGAGAGGATCAAGCTGTTCGCCGCGGTGCAGCCGATCAAGGGGGAGACGACCGACATCGCGCGCGCCCGGCGCGACTATCTTCGCGAGCTCGTGACGCCCGAAGCCGCGTTGGTGTTCTTCGGCCACTTCTCGAGACTTGACCTCTCGCAGGTCGACCCGGAAGAGCCGTACCTCAAGGTCCTCGACGAGCGGGCCACGGACGAGCAACGAGGCTGCAGGGCCATCGCCGCGCTCGATGAGCTGCTCGGCTCCCGCAGGGGAACGGCGACGATCGCAGATGCCGCCGTGGAATTCTCACAGAGTGAGCTGACGCCGCAGATCGTGGGCACAGGGCGCGAGGTGGCGAAGGGGCTCGCCGAGATCTTCGCGTCTGGTGCCGCGGACGGGTTCCTGATCACTCCGACGCACTTCCCCGGCACGTTCGACGAGTTCGGCAGGGCGGTGATCCCGCACTTGCAAGAGCTCGGCGTGTTCAAGACCGAGTACTCGGGCACGACGCTTCGGGGCAACCTCGGGATCGGATAG